One Malania oleifera isolate guangnan ecotype guangnan chromosome 10, ASM2987363v1, whole genome shotgun sequence genomic region harbors:
- the LOC131166788 gene encoding uclacyanin-3-like, with product MEALKVCFPSSLAMFSFLRFEALAIAPGPSIPPSPLSPAATQEVPSLSAQYSPKAPHPPPPPQVTPSASPVIMINVKSSGESEAEAPAEEIPPPAPAVVGEAQYPTRSTE from the coding sequence ATGGAGGCACTCAAAGTTTGCTTCCCGAGTTCTTTAGCGATGTTCTCATTTTTGCGATTTGAAGCACTTGCCATTGCCCCTGGGCCTTCTATTCCTCCTTCTCCTCTATCTCCAGCCGCTACACAAGAGGTACCTTCACTATCTGCACAATATTCACCAAAGGCACCCCATCCGCCTCCCCCTCCTCAGGTCACCCCATCGGCAAGCCCAGTGATCATGATCAATGTTAAGTCCTCTGGTGAGAGTGAGGCGGAGGCCCCTGCTGAGGAGATACCACCACCAGCCCCTGCTGTCGTGGGCGAGGCCCAGTACCCCACGCGGTCTACAGAGTAG